The following coding sequences lie in one Pseudomonas sp. B33.4 genomic window:
- a CDS encoding ATP-binding protein, whose protein sequence is MFRILFRLYLVTIVSYSAAIYLVPDLVVMAFRDRFVTYNLDYSRGLQSLITRQFHAVPHDQWPALAASMDKDFQPLHIVLARIDDAQFTAIEQQRLRRGENVVRIGDWGWRTLAVTPLDDTTAVQMVVPPDPLDVNLLYWSINVLIGASLLACLLMWLRPHWRDLERLKGTAERFGKGHLSERTKIAQSSNIGSLANVFDTMAGDIENLLNQQRDLLNAVSHELRTPLTRLDFGLALALSDDLPTASRERLLGLVAHIRELDELVLELLSYSRLQNPAQLPEQVEVSLDEFIDSILGSVDEELESPEIVIDVLLHGQLERFSLDPRLTARAIQNLLRNAMRYCEKRIQIGVQVNAAGCEIWVDDDGIGIPDDERERIFEPFYRLDRSRDRATGGFGLGLAISRRALEAQGGTLTVESSPLGGARFRLWLPTTA, encoded by the coding sequence ATGTTTCGCATCCTGTTTCGCCTGTATCTGGTGACGATCGTCTCGTACAGCGCGGCGATTTATCTGGTGCCGGATCTGGTGGTCATGGCGTTCCGGGATCGCTTCGTCACCTATAACCTCGACTATTCGCGCGGCCTGCAATCGCTGATCACCCGCCAGTTTCATGCCGTGCCGCACGATCAATGGCCGGCGCTGGCGGCGTCGATGGACAAGGATTTCCAGCCGCTGCACATCGTCCTCGCGCGAATCGATGATGCTCAGTTCACCGCCATCGAGCAGCAGCGACTGCGGCGTGGTGAAAACGTCGTGCGTATCGGCGATTGGGGCTGGCGCACGCTGGCGGTGACGCCGCTGGATGACACCACAGCGGTGCAAATGGTCGTGCCGCCGGACCCGCTGGACGTCAATCTGTTGTACTGGAGCATCAATGTGCTGATCGGCGCGAGCCTGCTCGCCTGCCTGCTGATGTGGCTGCGCCCGCACTGGCGCGATCTGGAACGCCTCAAAGGCACAGCCGAACGCTTCGGCAAAGGCCATTTGAGCGAACGCACGAAAATCGCTCAAAGCTCTAACATTGGCAGCCTCGCCAACGTTTTCGACACCATGGCCGGCGACATCGAAAACCTGCTCAACCAACAACGCGATTTGCTCAACGCCGTGTCCCACGAACTGCGCACGCCGCTGACGCGTCTGGATTTCGGTCTGGCCCTGGCTTTGTCCGATGACTTGCCGACGGCCAGTCGTGAACGTCTGCTGGGACTGGTCGCACACATTCGCGAGCTGGATGAATTGGTGCTGGAGCTACTTTCCTACAGCCGTTTGCAGAACCCGGCGCAGTTGCCGGAGCAGGTCGAGGTGTCGCTGGATGAGTTCATCGACAGCATTCTGGGCAGCGTCGATGAAGAACTGGAATCGCCGGAAATCGTCATCGACGTGTTGCTGCACGGTCAGCTCGAACGCTTCTCGCTTGATCCACGCCTGACCGCGCGCGCGATCCAGAACCTGCTGCGCAACGCCATGCGCTATTGCGAGAAACGTATTCAGATTGGCGTGCAGGTCAATGCCGCGGGTTGTGAAATCTGGGTCGACGATGACGGCATCGGGATTCCCGATGACGAGCGCGAGCGGATTTTCGAGCCGTTCTATCGGCTCGATCGCAGCCGGGATCGGGCCACAGGTGGTTTTGGGCTTGGCCTGGCGATCAGCCGTCGAGCACTGGAAGCGCAGGGCGGCACGTTGACGGTTGAGTCTTCGCCGTTGGGCGGGGCACGGTTCCGGTTGTGGTTGCCCACTACCGCATAA
- a CDS encoding transcriptional regulator, whose translation MNTPSDEQLVAYLDGELEQEYRHQLDSAIAEDPLLSLRVQWLSRSNLPYRKAYDELAQQAPLDRLQARLDAIPSPERPGLSRRWFIAGAAAALVTGGVLADRLFLGWHAAQSNNWRALVGDYMALYVPQTLDHLPTDEASQRAQLRTIDARLGLNLSPANLKLPGAEFKRAQMLEYDGVPIAQIVYLDPQHGPVALCVTRSNSGSQPLAHERRHEMNVVYWTEREQAWMLIGRNSSAELEQHAGRLRAQLLKV comes from the coding sequence ATGAACACACCTTCGGATGAGCAACTGGTCGCCTACCTCGACGGAGAACTCGAGCAGGAATATCGCCATCAACTCGACAGCGCCATTGCCGAAGACCCGCTGCTCAGTCTGCGCGTGCAATGGCTCAGCCGCAGCAATCTGCCGTACCGGAAAGCCTATGACGAACTGGCGCAGCAGGCGCCGCTGGATCGCCTGCAAGCGCGGCTGGATGCCATTCCTTCGCCAGAAAGGCCGGGGCTGAGTCGCCGCTGGTTTATCGCTGGCGCCGCCGCCGCGTTGGTGACAGGCGGTGTGTTGGCTGACCGTTTGTTCCTTGGCTGGCATGCCGCGCAATCAAACAATTGGCGCGCACTGGTCGGCGATTACATGGCGCTGTATGTGCCGCAGACGCTCGATCATCTGCCCACCGACGAAGCGTCCCAGCGCGCGCAACTACGCACGATCGATGCGCGCCTGGGCCTGAACCTTTCGCCAGCTAATTTGAAGTTGCCTGGTGCCGAATTCAAACGGGCACAAATGCTTGAGTACGACGGCGTACCCATTGCGCAGATCGTTTATCTGGATCCGCAGCATGGGCCAGTGGCGCTGTGCGTGACACGCTCAAATAGCGGCAGTCAGCCGTTGGCCCATGAGCGTCGGCATGAGATGAATGTGGTGTACTGGACAGAGCGCGAGCAAGCGTGGATGTTGATTGGCCGTAATTCGTCGGCGGAGCTGGAGCAGCATGCGGGACGGCTGCGCGCGCAACTGCTGAAAGTGTAA
- a CDS encoding sigma-70 family RNA polymerase sigma factor, whose amino-acid sequence MARLWRYGLLLSRNRHVAEDLVQATCVRALERAAQYVAGTRMDRWLLSILHSIWLNEVRARRVRQGTGQVDADGQLAFDGEYAAQTHVMAAQVIRRVDALPETQRETVYLAYVEGLSYREVAEILQVPIGTVMSRLATARLKLAEYPPLQAVPKSTEGDR is encoded by the coding sequence CTGGCGCGACTGTGGCGCTACGGTTTGCTGCTGTCGCGCAATCGGCATGTGGCCGAGGATCTGGTGCAGGCCACCTGTGTGCGCGCGTTAGAACGTGCGGCTCAGTACGTGGCCGGCACGCGTATGGATCGCTGGTTGCTGAGTATTTTGCATTCGATCTGGCTCAACGAAGTGCGCGCACGACGCGTGCGTCAGGGTACGGGTCAGGTCGATGCCGATGGGCAACTGGCGTTCGATGGTGAATACGCGGCGCAGACTCACGTCATGGCCGCACAAGTGATTCGCCGCGTCGATGCGCTGCCGGAAACCCAGCGCGAAACCGTGTATCTGGCTTATGTCGAAGGCCTGTCCTACCGCGAAGTTGCTGAAATCCTGCAAGTACCGATCGGCACGGTGATGAGTCGTCTGGCCACCGCCCGCCTCAAACTCGCCGAATACCCGCCACTGCAAGCGGTGCCGAAATCCACCGAAGGAGACCGTTGA
- a CDS encoding tetratricopeptide repeat protein, translated as MTIRSVMFAAPLLLVAAMSSQLAFANGDEEAPVQKPECPKGQVWDSKTQKCVLQTSSLLPDADRTDYAYRLAKVGRYEEALALLDTLKQPNTAKALNYRGYATRKLGRTDEGIGYYLQSVKLDPQYAQVREYLGEAYVIKGRVDLAQEQLQQIKSICGTSCEEYQDLAEAINDSAKT; from the coding sequence ATGACTATCCGTTCCGTTATGTTCGCCGCCCCGTTGCTGCTGGTCGCCGCGATGTCCAGCCAGTTGGCTTTCGCCAATGGTGATGAAGAAGCGCCAGTGCAGAAACCCGAGTGCCCCAAAGGCCAGGTCTGGGACAGCAAAACGCAGAAGTGCGTGCTGCAAACCAGCAGCCTGTTGCCGGATGCCGACCGCACCGACTATGCCTATCGCCTCGCCAAGGTTGGTCGCTACGAAGAAGCGCTGGCGCTGTTGGACACGCTGAAACAACCGAACACCGCCAAGGCTCTCAACTATCGCGGTTATGCAACGCGCAAGCTGGGAAGAACAGACGAAGGCATCGGTTATTACCTGCAATCGGTGAAACTTGATCCGCAGTACGCGCAAGTGCGCGAATACCTCGGCGAGGCCTATGTGATCAAAGGTCGCGTCGATCTGGCGCAGGAGCAGTTGCAGCAGATCAAATCGATTTGCGGCACCTCGTGCGAGGAGTACCAGGACCTGGCCGAAGCCATCAACGATTCAGCGAAAACCTGA
- a CDS encoding methyltransferase domain-containing protein codes for MTDHVHHSAAAGYKTAADTYVKGRPDYPPQVSQWLTATLGLDGHKTVIDLGAGTGKFTGRLVATGAQVIAVEPVAQMLEKLSDAWPEVLAVSGTATDLPLPDASVDVVICAQAFHWFASTEALSEIARVLKPGGKLGLIWNLRDIAVRWVPKLDAIVNALEGDTPRYYTGAWRTAFPHPAFEKLQVEQFHHGHTGSPEDVIFNRVRSTSFIAALPEAQRAQVDEQIRALIAAEPELRGRDVLTVPYETAAFVAVKKG; via the coding sequence ATGACCGACCATGTCCATCACTCAGCCGCTGCCGGCTACAAAACTGCCGCCGACACCTACGTCAAAGGGCGGCCGGACTATCCGCCGCAGGTTAGTCAGTGGCTGACCGCGACGCTGGGCCTGGATGGGCATAAAACGGTGATTGATCTGGGCGCCGGCACCGGCAAGTTCACCGGGCGTCTGGTGGCGACCGGCGCGCAAGTGATCGCCGTTGAACCGGTGGCGCAAATGCTGGAAAAGCTCTCGGACGCCTGGCCTGAAGTGCTGGCGGTGAGCGGCACGGCGACTGATCTGCCGTTGCCGGATGCTTCCGTGGATGTGGTGATTTGCGCGCAGGCGTTTCACTGGTTCGCCAGTACCGAGGCGCTGAGCGAAATCGCTCGAGTACTCAAGCCGGGTGGCAAGTTGGGGCTGATCTGGAACTTGCGTGATATCGCAGTCCGTTGGGTGCCGAAACTGGATGCCATCGTCAACGCACTGGAAGGGGACACGCCGCGCTATTACACCGGCGCCTGGCGCACAGCATTTCCGCACCCGGCATTTGAGAAATTGCAGGTTGAACAGTTTCATCATGGTCATACCGGCTCACCGGAAGATGTGATCTTCAACCGCGTGCGCTCCACCAGTTTCATCGCCGCGCTGCCGGAAGCGCAGCGGGCGCAGGTCGATGAGCAGATACGTGCGTTGATCGCCGCAGAGCCTGAATTGCGTGGCAGGGATGTGCTGACGGTGCCTTACGAAACCGCCGCGTTCGTCGCCGTAAAAAAGGGCTGA
- a CDS encoding DUF2834 domain-containing protein: protein MMPIALPLTALLAFTGYTVSVMLQAEQSLIDFGISLMSRPDTAQVVIDLYLLATLAGVWMVKDARSRGQSVWSVMPYLLLTAVFVSIGPLLYLVVRGVRERRKAVAKCSQIL, encoded by the coding sequence ATGATGCCTATCGCCCTGCCCCTCACGGCTTTGCTCGCTTTTACCGGCTACACCGTTTCGGTGATGCTGCAGGCTGAACAGTCGTTGATCGATTTTGGCATCAGCCTGATGTCGCGGCCTGATACCGCGCAGGTGGTGATTGATCTGTATCTGCTGGCCACGCTGGCCGGCGTGTGGATGGTCAAGGATGCCCGGTCGCGGGGGCAATCGGTCTGGTCGGTGATGCCTTATTTGTTGTTGACGGCGGTTTTCGTGTCGATCGGGCCGTTGTTGTATCTGGTGGTGCGTGGGGTTCGCGAGCGCCGGAAGGCGGTGGCAAAGTGCAGCCAGATACTATGA
- a CDS encoding NIPSNAP family protein: MITCHVRYVIDPYQLPEFEAYAKAWIGIVERLGGTHHGYFLPSEGASNIAYCLFSFPSLADYESYRHIAMTDPESTALVASLVEKKFIVSYERSFLRPLLP; encoded by the coding sequence TTGATTACCTGCCACGTCCGATATGTCATTGATCCGTACCAATTGCCCGAGTTCGAGGCCTACGCCAAGGCCTGGATCGGCATCGTCGAGCGCTTGGGCGGCACGCATCACGGCTACTTTTTGCCGTCCGAGGGCGCGAGCAACATCGCTTATTGCCTGTTCAGTTTTCCGTCACTGGCGGATTACGAGAGCTATCGGCACATCGCGATGACTGACCCGGAAAGCACCGCACTGGTGGCCAGCCTGGTCGAGAAGAAGTTTATCGTCAGCTACGAGCGCAGCTTCCTGCGCCCCTTGCTGCCCTAA
- the eco gene encoding serine protease inhibitor ecotin: MGSLRVYATTGLFIASLSTLAHAAKLEDVAPFPKAEAGFTRQVIHLPKQEQEENFQVEILAGKTLEVDCNRQRLGGVLDEKNLEGWGYPFYRLEKVIGPMSTMMACPPGSQKKRAFVPVVGDGFMLRYNSKLPVVVYAPSDVEVRYRIWSASDKVGTALQE; the protein is encoded by the coding sequence ATGGGTTCTTTACGCGTCTACGCGACCACCGGCTTGTTCATCGCCAGCCTGTCCACCCTCGCCCACGCTGCCAAACTTGAAGACGTCGCGCCGTTCCCGAAGGCTGAAGCAGGGTTCACCCGCCAGGTCATTCACTTGCCCAAGCAAGAGCAGGAAGAGAACTTCCAGGTTGAAATCCTCGCTGGCAAAACCCTTGAAGTGGACTGCAACCGCCAGCGTTTGGGCGGCGTTCTCGATGAGAAGAATCTTGAAGGTTGGGGTTATCCGTTCTATCGACTGGAAAAGGTCATTGGGCCGATGAGTACGATGATGGCCTGCCCACCTGGCAGCCAGAAGAAACGTGCGTTCGTGCCGGTCGTCGGTGACGGCTTCATGCTGCGGTACAACAGCAAGTTGCCGGTCGTGGTGTATGCGCCGTCGGACGTCGAAGTGCGTTATCGCATCTGGTCGGCGTCGGACAAAGTCGGTACAGCCCTGCAGGAATAA
- a CDS encoding DUF1652 domain-containing protein encodes MFLSALELRNIIESSFLPKRCQCTLSPDLSMTVKVFGDHQTDQVDLLVSGIDASHLNGCREINELIAGLRSDLNQQTVQHHYSPRSRVV; translated from the coding sequence ATGTTTCTGTCTGCCTTGGAACTACGCAATATCATTGAAAGCAGTTTTCTGCCGAAACGCTGCCAGTGCACGCTGTCGCCGGACTTGTCGATGACCGTCAAGGTTTTCGGCGATCACCAGACCGATCAGGTCGATCTGCTGGTCAGTGGCATCGACGCCAGCCATCTCAATGGCTGTCGTGAAATCAACGAACTGATCGCCGGGCTGCGCTCGGATCTGAACCAGCAAACCGTGCAACATCACTACAGCCCACGCTCCAGAGTCGTCTAA
- a CDS encoding DUF2790 domain-containing protein, whose amino-acid sequence MNIRPLLLTAALACTAFAGLAQANDTSATSKAVPYQYGMPLHVAKVVSLTEPQTQTCKVVTADMKYIDNAGKPEEISYRKLSDACNFQN is encoded by the coding sequence ATGAACATTCGTCCTTTATTGCTCACCGCCGCCCTCGCCTGCACCGCGTTTGCCGGGCTGGCCCAGGCCAATGACACCTCTGCCACGTCCAAAGCCGTGCCGTATCAGTACGGCATGCCGCTGCATGTGGCCAAAGTGGTGTCGTTGACCGAGCCGCAAACACAAACGTGCAAAGTGGTCACGGCCGACATGAAGTACATCGACAACGCCGGTAAGCCTGAGGAAATCAGCTATCGGAAATTGTCTGACGCGTGCAACTTCCAGAACTGA
- a CDS encoding sel1 repeat family protein, which translates to MRFSQPPTCNRTESSPLGLSQALITKLLQLTQDKIKSLTAVLLFLILMPGLSLGALTPDQSQAKRKGIELYNQNQWLKLEPYLKISAEAGDTESQYFLAETLRHQKLFMTEEAQHWYEEAAAKGHVYAMLRLSENKELCTLTEECKQDEKYWINTARKITKECADTGQKKCLLMMYNATAEIEWLKKSAEAGDSLAQNLLAHRFEEGEGWFLLPSQRQHAVMKWAKASSDAGYPPAMLEWALELAKEGSAEAAKNALISSAETGYVDAVFEYAAALSSEDHSKKYEIELNKAKSYALFSLLSELGDSSPGDLAQKQTSILASSMSSDEINHAKKIVQDWKSSHPPLSYFAPEFGF; encoded by the coding sequence ATGCGGTTCAGTCAGCCCCCCACGTGCAATCGGACTGAATCCAGCCCGCTCGGCTTATCTCAGGCGCTTATAACAAAACTACTACAGCTTACTCAGGACAAAATTAAGTCCCTAACTGCAGTTTTGCTTTTTTTGATATTAATGCCAGGGCTATCGCTCGGCGCACTCACACCCGATCAGTCGCAAGCCAAACGTAAAGGCATTGAACTTTACAATCAAAATCAATGGCTTAAATTAGAACCATATTTGAAGATTTCAGCCGAAGCGGGTGATACTGAATCACAGTATTTTTTGGCAGAAACCCTACGCCACCAAAAATTGTTTATGACGGAAGAAGCGCAGCATTGGTACGAGGAGGCTGCGGCCAAAGGTCACGTATATGCAATGTTAAGGCTCAGTGAGAACAAAGAGCTTTGCACTCTCACTGAAGAATGCAAACAGGATGAAAAGTATTGGATAAATACTGCGCGTAAAATAACAAAGGAATGCGCGGACACCGGTCAAAAAAAATGCCTTCTCATGATGTACAACGCCACAGCAGAAATTGAATGGCTTAAGAAATCTGCTGAAGCCGGCGATTCTCTCGCGCAAAATCTTCTTGCGCATCGTTTTGAGGAGGGTGAGGGATGGTTTTTACTTCCTTCTCAACGCCAACATGCTGTTATGAAATGGGCGAAGGCTTCGTCTGATGCGGGATATCCGCCAGCCATGCTCGAATGGGCCTTAGAGTTAGCGAAAGAAGGGAGCGCAGAAGCAGCCAAAAATGCGCTGATAAGTTCGGCAGAAACTGGATATGTAGACGCTGTATTTGAGTACGCGGCAGCTCTATCTTCTGAGGATCACAGCAAAAAATATGAAATAGAGCTGAACAAGGCAAAATCCTACGCTCTATTCAGTCTGCTTTCTGAACTGGGAGACAGCAGCCCAGGCGACTTAGCACAAAAGCAGACTTCGATCCTAGCTAGCAGCATGTCGAGCGACGAAATCAATCATGCAAAAAAAATTGTTCAGGACTGGAAATCTTCCCACCCCCCTCTTTCCTATTTTGCACCTGAATTTGGCTTCTAA
- a CDS encoding DUF3304 domain-containing protein translates to MRVISISADAHRKRTWRRRRIVLGVLALLLSYATPKIIDLFRTSGAMLTSENYTDRPIFSFWINDFWGGNLFAMGGGGIMCCSKFEGDTAKVTWILDMTKQQQIQGAVEEHHEVQLSLPQRGPHDQYLHVRFDPGNKVRLGWSTDLFSPFESRPTKAVSLSSEAQ, encoded by the coding sequence ATGCGTGTGATCAGTATTTCTGCGGATGCGCACCGAAAGCGAACGTGGCGGCGAAGACGCATTGTCCTTGGCGTTCTGGCTTTGCTGCTTAGCTACGCCACCCCAAAAATTATTGATCTATTTCGTACGTCCGGCGCCATGCTGACATCAGAAAATTACACAGATCGCCCAATTTTCAGCTTTTGGATAAATGACTTTTGGGGCGGCAATCTGTTCGCAATGGGCGGCGGTGGAATAATGTGCTGCTCCAAATTTGAGGGAGACACAGCCAAAGTCACCTGGATATTGGACATGACCAAACAGCAGCAAATACAGGGCGCGGTAGAAGAGCACCATGAAGTTCAGCTTTCGCTTCCCCAGCGTGGCCCACACGATCAGTACCTGCATGTGCGCTTTGATCCGGGTAATAAAGTACGGCTCGGATGGAGTACTGACCTCTTCAGCCCCTTTGAATCCCGCCCAACCAAGGCTGTTTCGCTAAGCAGTGAGGCGCAGTAA
- a CDS encoding DUF3304 domain-containing protein: MRLIDIAADARRKRTWRRRRRRRIAVALLALLISYATPKIIDLFRTPGAMLTSENHTDRPIFSFWVNDFWGGNMAALGDGGIMCCRRVEGEAVRVSWIVSITEDQFRQGMRQEEHEVTLPLPLQKRTDRYLHVRFLPKNIVELKWSPSLDSPFDSEPNTAFLK, from the coding sequence ATGCGTTTGATAGATATTGCTGCGGACGCACGTCGAAAACGAACATGGCGAAGAAGGCGAAGAAGGCGAATAGCCGTTGCTTTACTAGCTTTGCTGATTAGCTACGCCACCCCAAAAATCATTGATCTATTTCGTACACCCGGCGCCATGCTGACGTCAGAAAATCACACAGACCGCCCAATTTTCAGTTTTTGGGTAAATGATTTTTGGGGCGGCAATATGGCCGCATTGGGCGATGGCGGAATCATGTGCTGCCGGAGAGTTGAGGGGGAAGCGGTTCGTGTCTCGTGGATCGTTAGCATTACAGAAGATCAGTTCAGGCAAGGAATGAGGCAAGAAGAGCATGAGGTGACATTGCCTCTGCCCCTCCAAAAACGCACTGATCGTTATCTACATGTGCGTTTTCTGCCCAAAAATATTGTTGAGTTGAAATGGAGTCCGAGCTTGGATAGTCCGTTTGATTCCGAACCGAATACAGCATTTCTTAAGTGA
- a CDS encoding DUF2235 domain-containing protein codes for MTETKNLDRAQSVSTRASTCAGKEKKSVLPCETTLHLSFFFDGFGRNLISDLKENRLSNVARLFISHPDDKNKNTETADTVKKFYISGLATDFDATLGGGTQLTSAGMDGAVSKAMDSAVKSPEGTINNSPLDAIKDVLTGKKWWESLLNNLKVGNVIMGAVKAAAPAAFDIFGITRDNPITATVLKTGVNTRLEAAFKVVEDTLESVKAKNGVPVKRVAISVFGFDFGASLARAFIHKLFEECDPATTILKGVKLDVIFAGLFDSVDRSDESSIVLEYLIPFVNTVDDGECLAGPVKSALHLVAAHECQGDRRSRLIGTGTSTPRWEERLVPGTSYDVGGGLRKEDVLHSTELHLASLHEMYQAACRAGVPLLPLDKLHEADADAAEYFVLNDHISGTSAIGASKNYMGKAGNKKVSAESFLAHRRLYIQRLRGLWELYRGQHQAYDDQEERLQRPIFSKQGSIARALGMSSESAAQAAKRDQALKQTQQGKAALRAELSWLEDVDREAWRLKTSFPSAPVKALLDEWFAPVAKGLSFDVEDLLEFYVNDQYMIQQIPRGTGIPIPKYFRVREFDMPSLNKTKGMAPDYLEQMMRKPSAEAPGAST; via the coding sequence ATGACTGAGACCAAAAACTTGGATCGTGCTCAATCAGTAAGCACGAGGGCAAGCACATGTGCTGGAAAGGAAAAAAAATCGGTTTTACCTTGCGAGACGACATTACATCTAAGCTTTTTTTTTGATGGATTTGGTCGAAACCTTATTAGCGATCTCAAGGAAAACCGACTAAGTAACGTTGCCCGCTTATTCATTTCTCATCCTGATGATAAAAATAAAAATACCGAGACAGCGGATACCGTTAAAAAATTCTATATATCCGGTTTAGCGACCGATTTTGACGCAACATTGGGTGGCGGTACTCAACTAACCAGCGCAGGTATGGATGGCGCAGTCAGTAAGGCGATGGATAGCGCTGTAAAATCACCGGAAGGGACAATAAATAACAGTCCATTAGACGCTATTAAAGATGTTCTGACAGGTAAGAAATGGTGGGAATCACTGCTCAACAATCTTAAAGTCGGCAACGTCATTATGGGTGCAGTTAAAGCGGCTGCTCCGGCAGCATTTGATATCTTTGGCATTACCCGCGACAACCCGATAACAGCAACGGTCTTAAAGACCGGGGTAAACACGCGTCTCGAAGCGGCATTTAAAGTTGTAGAAGATACTCTCGAGTCAGTGAAAGCAAAAAATGGAGTACCGGTAAAACGTGTGGCGATTTCTGTTTTTGGTTTTGACTTTGGCGCTAGTCTTGCCCGAGCGTTTATTCATAAATTGTTTGAAGAGTGTGATCCCGCCACTACCATTCTTAAAGGGGTAAAGCTGGATGTTATTTTCGCGGGCTTATTCGACTCTGTTGATCGGAGCGACGAGAGCTCGATTGTTTTGGAGTATCTGATCCCGTTCGTAAACACGGTAGATGACGGAGAGTGTCTTGCAGGCCCGGTTAAATCTGCTCTTCATCTAGTGGCTGCACATGAATGCCAAGGGGACCGCCGCTCTAGACTTATCGGTACAGGCACCTCCACTCCTAGGTGGGAGGAGCGGCTAGTACCAGGCACAAGCTATGACGTGGGAGGCGGCTTAAGAAAAGAAGACGTACTTCATAGCACTGAACTTCATCTGGCGAGCTTGCACGAGATGTATCAGGCTGCGTGCCGTGCTGGAGTGCCTCTCCTACCACTCGACAAACTGCATGAAGCCGATGCGGATGCGGCCGAGTACTTCGTTCTCAACGATCACATCAGCGGCACTAGTGCCATTGGTGCGAGCAAAAATTACATGGGCAAGGCAGGTAACAAAAAAGTATCCGCTGAAAGCTTTCTGGCTCACCGACGGTTGTATATCCAACGATTACGCGGTCTTTGGGAACTGTATCGTGGGCAGCATCAAGCATATGACGACCAAGAAGAGCGCCTACAACGTCCTATTTTTAGCAAACAAGGCTCAATCGCACGAGCGCTAGGGATGAGCAGCGAAAGCGCCGCTCAAGCTGCGAAACGCGATCAGGCTCTCAAGCAAACTCAGCAAGGCAAGGCTGCCCTTCGCGCCGAGCTAAGTTGGCTTGAGGACGTAGACCGCGAAGCCTGGAGGTTGAAAACCAGCTTTCCCTCTGCCCCCGTAAAAGCGCTGTTGGACGAGTGGTTTGCTCCAGTTGCCAAAGGTCTTAGTTTCGACGTTGAAGATCTACTCGAATTTTACGTAAACGATCAATACATGATCCAACAGATACCTCGGGGCACAGGTATTCCGATACCTAAATACTTTCGCGTTCGAGAGTTCGACATGCCGAGCCTGAATAAAACCAAAGGGATGGCCCCCGACTATCTGGAACAGATGATGCGGAAACCTTCAGCAGAGGCTCCCGGTGCATCAACCTAA
- a CDS encoding DUF3304 domain-containing protein: MTVAMNTKRQKIWRRRNLVIGVFVLLLPFIGSYLYNQFRTPGAMLTSENYMDRPILSFWINDFWGGNLFAMGGGGVMCCQRISGPTVKVTWILSRTGEQLRQGVKKEEHERTLPLPERTKNDVYLHVRFLPGNIVELKWSPNLISPFDEVPNSQNSTVQGREK, encoded by the coding sequence ATGACCGTGGCCATGAATACTAAGCGGCAAAAAATCTGGCGTCGCCGCAACCTTGTCATCGGGGTATTCGTTTTACTGCTGCCTTTCATTGGATCGTATCTTTATAATCAGTTTCGCACGCCGGGCGCGATGTTGACGTCTGAAAACTATATGGATCGGCCTATTCTAAGTTTTTGGATAAATGACTTCTGGGGAGGGAATCTCTTTGCGATGGGGGGCGGTGGAGTGATGTGCTGCCAGCGCATCAGTGGGCCAACGGTTAAAGTCACCTGGATCCTGAGTCGCACCGGAGAACAGCTTCGACAAGGAGTGAAAAAAGAAGAACATGAACGGACGTTACCTCTACCTGAACGCACGAAAAATGACGTTTATCTTCATGTTAGATTTCTCCCTGGAAACATTGTAGAACTGAAGTGGAGCCCAAATCTTATCAGCCCATTTGATGAGGTTCCCAATTCACAGAACAGTACAGTGCAAGGACGCGAAAAATGA